In Rahnella variigena, one DNA window encodes the following:
- the bioD gene encoding dethiobiotin synthase yields the protein MKQKYFITGTDTEVGKTVATTAFLQAAACAGHTTAGYKPVASGSEMTAEGPRNSDALALQAYSTVGLRYDEVNPCTFIEPTSPHIVSELEKRPVDPQVLSAGLRHLEPLADWVIVEGAGGWYTPLTADYTFADWVIAEQLPVVLVVGMRLGCINHAVLTAQAIAQSGLHLAGWIANDVQETGKHHQAYMDTLTRMLPAPLLGEIPYLSAGLDVNLGQYLDLDRLTA from the coding sequence ATGAAACAAAAATACTTCATTACCGGCACCGACACTGAAGTCGGAAAAACCGTCGCGACCACCGCATTCTTGCAGGCTGCCGCATGTGCCGGACACACAACCGCCGGATACAAACCGGTGGCATCTGGCAGTGAAATGACCGCCGAAGGGCCACGTAACAGCGATGCTCTGGCGTTGCAGGCTTACAGCACCGTGGGTCTGCGTTATGACGAAGTGAATCCCTGCACTTTTATCGAACCGACCTCACCGCACATCGTCAGCGAACTGGAAAAGCGTCCGGTTGACCCGCAGGTGTTATCCGCAGGTTTACGTCATCTGGAACCGCTGGCGGACTGGGTGATTGTGGAAGGCGCGGGCGGCTGGTATACGCCACTGACCGCGGATTATACCTTTGCTGACTGGGTTATCGCCGAGCAGTTGCCGGTGGTGTTAGTGGTGGGAATGCGCCTCGGCTGCATTAACCACGCGGTGCTGACGGCGCAGGCGATCGCACAAAGCGGATTGCATCTGGCGGGCTGGATAGCCAACGACGTGCAGGAAACGGGGAAGCATCATCAGGCGTATATGGATACGCTCACGCGTATGCTGCCTGCGCCGCTGCTGGGCGAGATCCCGTACCTGAGCGCCGGACTGGACGTTAATCTGGGACAATATCTGGATCTTGACCGTCTCACGGCGTGA
- the uvrB gene encoding excinuclease ABC subunit UvrB: protein MSKEFKLHSEFKPSGDQPEAIRRLEEGLENGLAHQTLLGVTGSGKTFTVANVIADLNRPTMVLAPNKTLAAQLYGEMKEFFPENAVEYFVSYYDYYQPEAYVPSSDTFIEKDASVNEHIEQMRLSATKALLERRDVIVVASVSAIYGLGDPDLYLKMMLHLTKGMIIDQRAILRRLAELQYSRNDQAFQRSTFRVRGEVIDVFPAESDDLALRIELFDQEVERLSLFDPLTGQVQHEVPRFTIYPKTHYVTPRERIVQAMEEIKVELADRRKVLLANNKLLEEQRISQRTQFDLEMMNELGYCSGIENYSRYLSGRGPGEAPPTLFDYLPADGLLIVDESHVTIPQIGGMYKGDRSRKETLVEYGFRLPSALDNRPMRFEEFEALAPQSIYVSATPGKYELEKSGDDVVDQVVRPTGLLDPIIEVRPVTTQVDDLLSEIRKRVAVNERVLVTTLTKRMAEDLTEYLEEHGEKVRYLHSDIDTVERVEIIRDLRLGEFDVLVGINLLREGLDMPEVSLVAILDADKEGFLRSERSLIQTIGRAARNLNGKAILYGDKITNSMARAIEETERRRAKQEAYNLENGITPMGLNKKISDILQLGQPKTKKNKDKRDAEAAQTFKSLTPKALEQRIKELESKMYAHAQNLEFEEAANTRDELHALREQFIAIS from the coding sequence ATGAGTAAAGAGTTCAAACTGCATTCCGAATTTAAACCTTCAGGCGATCAGCCTGAGGCGATACGCCGCCTGGAAGAAGGGCTGGAGAACGGGCTGGCGCACCAGACGTTGCTCGGGGTGACCGGTTCAGGCAAAACTTTTACCGTGGCGAATGTGATTGCTGACCTGAACCGTCCGACGATGGTGCTCGCCCCGAACAAAACGCTCGCGGCGCAGCTTTATGGCGAGATGAAAGAGTTCTTTCCGGAAAACGCGGTGGAATATTTTGTCTCCTACTACGATTACTATCAGCCCGAGGCCTATGTCCCGAGCTCAGACACTTTTATTGAAAAAGACGCCTCAGTGAACGAACACATTGAGCAAATGCGTCTTTCCGCGACTAAAGCCCTGCTGGAACGCCGGGATGTCATCGTGGTAGCGTCAGTTTCTGCCATCTACGGTCTGGGTGATCCGGACTTGTATCTGAAAATGATGCTGCATCTGACCAAAGGGATGATCATCGATCAGCGAGCCATTCTGCGTCGTCTGGCGGAGCTGCAATATTCCCGTAACGATCAGGCTTTCCAGCGCAGTACTTTCCGCGTGCGCGGGGAAGTCATTGACGTGTTCCCGGCAGAATCTGACGATCTGGCGCTACGCATTGAACTGTTCGATCAGGAAGTCGAACGTCTGTCGCTGTTTGATCCGCTGACCGGTCAGGTTCAGCACGAAGTGCCGCGTTTCACCATCTACCCAAAAACGCACTACGTGACCCCACGTGAACGCATCGTGCAGGCGATGGAAGAAATCAAAGTCGAACTGGCGGATCGCCGTAAAGTGCTGCTGGCCAATAACAAACTGCTGGAAGAACAGCGTATCAGCCAGCGCACGCAGTTTGATCTCGAAATGATGAACGAGCTGGGTTATTGCTCCGGTATCGAAAACTACTCGCGCTACCTTTCAGGGCGCGGGCCGGGCGAGGCACCTCCGACGCTGTTCGATTACCTGCCTGCCGACGGTTTGCTGATTGTTGATGAATCCCACGTGACCATCCCGCAAATCGGCGGGATGTACAAAGGCGACCGCTCGCGTAAAGAAACGCTGGTTGAATACGGTTTCCGTCTGCCTTCCGCGCTGGATAACCGCCCGATGCGCTTTGAGGAATTCGAAGCGCTGGCGCCGCAAAGTATTTATGTCTCGGCCACGCCGGGTAAATACGAACTGGAGAAATCCGGTGATGATGTGGTCGATCAGGTGGTGCGTCCGACCGGTCTGCTGGACCCGATCATCGAAGTGCGTCCGGTGACCACCCAGGTGGACGACTTGCTGTCTGAAATTCGTAAACGTGTGGCGGTTAACGAGCGTGTGCTGGTCACTACGCTGACCAAGCGTATGGCGGAAGACCTGACCGAGTATCTTGAAGAACACGGCGAGAAAGTACGTTACCTGCACTCTGACATCGATACCGTCGAGCGTGTGGAGATCATCCGCGATTTACGTCTGGGTGAATTCGATGTGCTGGTCGGTATCAACTTACTGCGAGAAGGGCTGGATATGCCGGAAGTGTCGCTGGTGGCCATTCTGGATGCCGACAAAGAAGGCTTCCTGCGTTCTGAACGCTCGCTGATCCAGACCATTGGCCGTGCGGCGCGTAACCTCAACGGTAAAGCGATTCTCTACGGTGATAAAATTACCAACTCGATGGCCCGCGCCATTGAAGAAACCGAACGTCGCCGCGCCAAACAGGAAGCGTATAACCTCGAAAACGGCATCACGCCGATGGGGCTGAACAAGAAGATCTCCGACATCCTGCAACTCGGTCAGCCTAAGACCAAAAAGAACAAAGACAAACGCGATGCAGAAGCGGCGCAGACCTTCAAATCGCTTACGCCGAAAGCGCTGGAGCAACGCATCAAAGAGCTGGAAAGCAAGATGTATGCGCACGCGCAGAATCTGGAATTCGAAGAAGCAGCCAATACCCGCGACGAACTGCATGCCTTGCGCGAGCAGTTTATTGCGATTTCATAA
- a CDS encoding VF530 family DNA-binding protein, translating into MTDTPQNPGAAKDPLHGVTLEKLLTTLVDNFGWPALASQVNINCFKSDPSVKSSLKFLRRTPWARKEVETLYLDFIEGHLRPDMTRSKRRTPLSAQAPQKPKVSTAKPAADSPWNNHPLVKK; encoded by the coding sequence ATGACTGACACACCACAAAATCCTGGCGCAGCGAAAGATCCGCTGCACGGCGTCACGCTGGAAAAACTGCTGACAACGCTGGTGGATAACTTTGGCTGGCCGGCGCTGGCCTCGCAGGTGAATATCAACTGCTTTAAAAGTGACCCGAGTGTGAAATCCAGCCTTAAATTCTTGCGCCGTACGCCGTGGGCGCGCAAGGAAGTGGAAACGCTGTATCTGGATTTCATCGAAGGTCATCTGCGCCCGGACATGACACGCAGCAAGCGCCGCACACCGCTCTCAGCACAGGCTCCGCAAAAGCCAAAAGTCAGTACCGCCAAACCGGCTGCCGACAGCCCGTGGAATAACCATCCGCTGGTGAAAAAGTAA
- a CDS encoding isochorismatase family protein: MSEQQVLIVIDMQNGVFISPRYDRSGRAERINQLIDRAGRVIFIQHAEGEMTEGSEFWQVLPELHQPEGAISVTKTACDSFYRTTLESVLQELNATRFTVCGCATDYCVDTTIKVAASKGYAVTVASDAHTTGDRTHVTAQQLIGQHNEVWRELSVPGNPVTVKTTNEILADWQ, translated from the coding sequence GTGTCAGAGCAACAGGTTCTTATCGTGATCGATATGCAAAACGGAGTGTTCATCTCCCCGCGTTATGACCGCAGCGGACGGGCTGAGCGCATTAATCAGCTGATTGACCGGGCAGGGCGCGTTATTTTCATTCAGCACGCTGAAGGTGAAATGACCGAAGGCAGTGAATTCTGGCAAGTGTTACCTGAACTTCATCAGCCGGAAGGGGCAATTTCTGTCACCAAAACCGCCTGTGATTCTTTCTATCGCACTACGCTCGAATCGGTATTGCAGGAACTGAACGCGACCCGTTTTACGGTCTGTGGTTGTGCAACGGATTACTGCGTTGATACCACCATCAAAGTTGCCGCCAGCAAAGGCTATGCCGTGACCGTCGCATCGGACGCGCATACCACCGGCGACCGCACGCATGTGACGGCGCAGCAACTGATCGGTCAGCATAATGAAGTGTGGCGTGAGTTATCCGTGCCGGGCAATCCGGTTACCGTGAAAACCACCAATGAGATCCTGGCTGACTGGCAGTAA
- a CDS encoding ABC transporter ATP-binding protein yields the protein MLSVKSVNQYYGQKHILWDINLELYRGQCTCLIGRNGVGKTTLINCIMGHLPVKSGAISWQSRDEEPQSLLNLPVESRAQMGIGYVPQGRQIFSQMSVDENLQIAMMASRNKTRRVPEEVYDLFPALKEMGTRKAGELDESQQQQLAISRALVQEPELLILDEPTEHTSASMAANMGNIIHRLNRDLGLTLLLVGHKLPFIRSVADRFCLVDGGRDVAQGTLAQLDDQLIKNYLTV from the coding sequence ATGTTAAGTGTAAAATCCGTTAATCAGTACTATGGGCAAAAACATATTCTTTGGGACATCAATCTCGAACTGTACCGCGGGCAATGCACCTGCCTGATCGGGCGAAATGGCGTGGGCAAAACGACGCTGATCAATTGCATCATGGGGCATCTTCCGGTGAAAAGCGGCGCAATTTCCTGGCAATCGCGTGATGAAGAGCCGCAAAGTCTGCTGAATCTGCCTGTGGAAAGCCGCGCACAGATGGGTATCGGTTATGTACCTCAGGGGCGGCAGATTTTTTCGCAGATGAGTGTCGATGAAAACCTGCAAATCGCCATGATGGCGAGCCGGAATAAGACGCGTCGCGTGCCTGAAGAAGTCTATGACCTGTTTCCGGCGTTAAAAGAGATGGGCACGCGTAAGGCGGGAGAGCTTGATGAAAGCCAGCAGCAACAGCTGGCCATCAGCCGGGCGCTGGTTCAGGAGCCCGAATTACTGATACTGGATGAACCGACCGAGCACACCAGCGCATCGATGGCGGCGAACATGGGCAATATTATTCACCGCCTGAACCGGGATCTGGGTCTGACATTATTGCTGGTCGGCCACAAACTGCCGTTCATCCGCAGCGTCGCCGACCGGTTCTGTCTGGTCGATGGCGGCCGCGATGTCGCACAAGGCACGCTGGCACAGCTCGACGATCAGTTAATCAAAAACTATCTGACGGTCTGA